Proteins encoded in a region of the Neodiprion lecontei isolate iyNeoLeco1 chromosome 5, iyNeoLeco1.1, whole genome shotgun sequence genome:
- the LOC107217331 gene encoding replication factor C subunit 2, whose translation MAGTDENGEPMDVEVVPSTSGINQKSKSSYRAAHLPWVEKYRPQVFSDIVGNEDTVARLSVFAQNGNAPNIIIAGPPGVGKTTTILCLARVLLGPAFKDAVLELNASNDRGIDVVRNKIKMFAQQKVTLPQGRHKIIILDEADSMTDGAQQALRRTMEIYSNTTRFALACNNSEKIIEPIQSRCAMLRYGKLSDAQVLAKIIQVCEKENASYTDDGLEAIVFTAQGDMRQALNNLQSTHNGFGHVNGENVFKVCDEPHPLHVKEMLELCSKGNIDKSFGIMSHLWRMGYSAEDIIGNIFRVCKNLDIDEKMKLDFIKEIGLTHLGIVNGMNSLLQMQSLLARLCRIALKK comes from the exons ATGGCTGGAACCGACGAAAACGGCGAGCCGATGGACGTTGAGGTCGTGCCGTCAACCAGCGGCATAAATCAGAAGAGTAAGTCGAGTTACAGAGCCGCGCATTTGCCGTG GGTGGAAAAGTATCGTCCCCAAGTGTTTTCAGACATAGTGGGCAACGAGGACACTGTTGCACGGTTGTCTGTTTTTGCCCAGAACGGTAATGCGCCGAATATAATCATCGCCGGGCCGCCTGGAGTGGGAAAGACGACGACCATCCTCTGTTTAGCTCGGGTTCTTCTTGGACCAGCTTTCAAGGATGCTGTTCTTGAGCTCAACGCGTCTAACGACAGAGGAATCGACGTCGTGCGAAACAAGATCAAGATGTTTGCCCAGCAAAAG GTCACCCTTCCTCAAGGCAGGCACAAGATAATCATACTCGACGAAGCGGACAGCATGACCGACGGTGCTCAACAAGCCCTACGCCGAACCATGGAGATCTACAGCAACACCACCAGGTTCGCGCTCGCTTGTAACAACAGCGAGAAAATCATCGAACCCATACAGTCGCGATGCGCTATGTTGCGGTATGGAAAACTGTCCGATGCCCAAGTCTTGGCCAAAATCATTCAAGTCTGCGAAAAGGAGAAT GCGTCTTATACCGACGATGGATTGGAAGCAATTGTGTTCACTGCCCAAGGAGACATGAGACAAGCATTGAACAATTTGCAGTCGACTCACAATGGATTCGGACATGTGAACGGAGAAAACGTGTTCAAGGTTTGCGACGAACCGCATCCCCTTCACGTTAAAGAAATGCTTGAATTATGCTCGAAGGGAAACATTGATAAATCATTTGGG ATAATGTCGCATTTATGGAGGATGGGATACTCTGCTGAGGATATTATTGGAAACATATTCAGAGTCTGCAAAAATCTCGATATAGATGAGAAAATGAAGCTTGATTTCATCAAG gAAATCGGTTTGACGCATTTAGGCATCGTTAATGGAATGAACAGTCTACTTCAAATGCAGAGTCTTTTGGCCCGTCTGTGCCGAATAGCTCTTAAAAAGTAA
- the LOC107217341 gene encoding superoxide dismutase [Cu-Zn] isoform X1, producing MVKYHLEMDTEGPVWNSCFAEFRGHTKSSVFGDESLLAVRNLRYNRLALFFDISNLLPNNKSAMSFAKVFVVGFVFSLLSIASGEIYDRTLFIRSLPGFPGYRSDLYEVYMEPYLFSMGLKAVVQVRALGDDGSPVDGPRGELTLQQYFEGLRINGTIEGLSPGLHGFHVHEKGDLRQGCKSAAGHYNPYTMRHGAPNDLLRHVGDLGNIEAGEDGIAKVDKMDHYLTLTGVRGAIGRTLVVHEKADDFGRGQSDDSLTTGAAGNRVACGIVGFL from the exons ATGGTGAAGTATCACTTGGAAATGGATACTGAAGGTCCGGTCTGGAACAGCTGCTTCGCAGAATTTCGG GGACACACAAAGAGCTCCGTCTTCGGAGATGAAAGTTTATTAGCAGTCCGCAACTTGCGATATAATCGGCTTGCGTTATTCTTCGATATTTCGAATCTGTTACCAAACAACAAGTCCGCCATGTCGTTCGCCAAGGTGTTCGTCGTCGGGTTCGTCTTCAGCCTCCTCAGCATCGCCTCCGGGGAGATTTACGACAGGACTCTTTTCATCAGGAGTCTTCCCGGATTTCCTGGCTACAGGAGCGACCTTTACGAGGTCTACATGGAGCCCTATCTTTTC TCAATGGGACTGAAAGCGGTCGTCCAAGTCAGGGCCCTCGGGGATGATGGTTCTCCTGTCGATGGACCCCGTGGAGAACTGACTCTTCAACAATACTTTGAAGGACTCAGGATAAACGGGACAATAGAAGGACTAAGCCCGGGACTCCACGGATTCCACGTTCACGAAAAGGGTGATTTGAGACAGGGGTGCAAGTCTGCAGCCGGTCACTACAATCCTTACACG ATGCGTCACGGAGCCCCAAATGATCTGCTTCGGCATGTGGGTGACTTGGGAAATATCGAGGCGGGTGAAGATGGAATCGCGAAAGTAGATAAAATGGACCATTATCTGACATTGACCGGAGTTCGCGGTGCGATAGGCCGAACCCTTGTTGTCCATGAAAAAGCTGACGATTTTGGACGGGGTCAAAGTGACGATAGTTTAACAACAGGCGCTGCCGGGAATCGTGTCGCCTGCGGAATAGTTGGATTCCTGTAA
- the LOC107217341 gene encoding superoxide dismutase [Cu-Zn] isoform X3 has product MIEEGHTKSSVFGDESLLAVRNLRYNRLALFFDISNLLPNNKSAMSFAKVFVVGFVFSLLSIASGEIYDRTLFIRSLPGFPGYRSDLYEVYMEPYLFSMGLKAVVQVRALGDDGSPVDGPRGELTLQQYFEGLRINGTIEGLSPGLHGFHVHEKGDLRQGCKSAAGHYNPYTMRHGAPNDLLRHVGDLGNIEAGEDGIAKVDKMDHYLTLTGVRGAIGRTLVVHEKADDFGRGQSDDSLTTGAAGNRVACGIVGFL; this is encoded by the exons ATGATCGAGGAA GGACACACAAAGAGCTCCGTCTTCGGAGATGAAAGTTTATTAGCAGTCCGCAACTTGCGATATAATCGGCTTGCGTTATTCTTCGATATTTCGAATCTGTTACCAAACAACAAGTCCGCCATGTCGTTCGCCAAGGTGTTCGTCGTCGGGTTCGTCTTCAGCCTCCTCAGCATCGCCTCCGGGGAGATTTACGACAGGACTCTTTTCATCAGGAGTCTTCCCGGATTTCCTGGCTACAGGAGCGACCTTTACGAGGTCTACATGGAGCCCTATCTTTTC TCAATGGGACTGAAAGCGGTCGTCCAAGTCAGGGCCCTCGGGGATGATGGTTCTCCTGTCGATGGACCCCGTGGAGAACTGACTCTTCAACAATACTTTGAAGGACTCAGGATAAACGGGACAATAGAAGGACTAAGCCCGGGACTCCACGGATTCCACGTTCACGAAAAGGGTGATTTGAGACAGGGGTGCAAGTCTGCAGCCGGTCACTACAATCCTTACACG ATGCGTCACGGAGCCCCAAATGATCTGCTTCGGCATGTGGGTGACTTGGGAAATATCGAGGCGGGTGAAGATGGAATCGCGAAAGTAGATAAAATGGACCATTATCTGACATTGACCGGAGTTCGCGGTGCGATAGGCCGAACCCTTGTTGTCCATGAAAAAGCTGACGATTTTGGACGGGGTCAAAGTGACGATAGTTTAACAACAGGCGCTGCCGGGAATCGTGTCGCCTGCGGAATAGTTGGATTCCTGTAA
- the LOC107217341 gene encoding superoxide dismutase [Cu-Zn] isoform X2 — MKLIIPGSEGHTKSSVFGDESLLAVRNLRYNRLALFFDISNLLPNNKSAMSFAKVFVVGFVFSLLSIASGEIYDRTLFIRSLPGFPGYRSDLYEVYMEPYLFSMGLKAVVQVRALGDDGSPVDGPRGELTLQQYFEGLRINGTIEGLSPGLHGFHVHEKGDLRQGCKSAAGHYNPYTMRHGAPNDLLRHVGDLGNIEAGEDGIAKVDKMDHYLTLTGVRGAIGRTLVVHEKADDFGRGQSDDSLTTGAAGNRVACGIVGFL; from the exons ATGAAACTCATCATCCCAGGATCTGAG GGACACACAAAGAGCTCCGTCTTCGGAGATGAAAGTTTATTAGCAGTCCGCAACTTGCGATATAATCGGCTTGCGTTATTCTTCGATATTTCGAATCTGTTACCAAACAACAAGTCCGCCATGTCGTTCGCCAAGGTGTTCGTCGTCGGGTTCGTCTTCAGCCTCCTCAGCATCGCCTCCGGGGAGATTTACGACAGGACTCTTTTCATCAGGAGTCTTCCCGGATTTCCTGGCTACAGGAGCGACCTTTACGAGGTCTACATGGAGCCCTATCTTTTC TCAATGGGACTGAAAGCGGTCGTCCAAGTCAGGGCCCTCGGGGATGATGGTTCTCCTGTCGATGGACCCCGTGGAGAACTGACTCTTCAACAATACTTTGAAGGACTCAGGATAAACGGGACAATAGAAGGACTAAGCCCGGGACTCCACGGATTCCACGTTCACGAAAAGGGTGATTTGAGACAGGGGTGCAAGTCTGCAGCCGGTCACTACAATCCTTACACG ATGCGTCACGGAGCCCCAAATGATCTGCTTCGGCATGTGGGTGACTTGGGAAATATCGAGGCGGGTGAAGATGGAATCGCGAAAGTAGATAAAATGGACCATTATCTGACATTGACCGGAGTTCGCGGTGCGATAGGCCGAACCCTTGTTGTCCATGAAAAAGCTGACGATTTTGGACGGGGTCAAAGTGACGATAGTTTAACAACAGGCGCTGCCGGGAATCGTGTCGCCTGCGGAATAGTTGGATTCCTGTAA
- the LOC107217341 gene encoding superoxide dismutase [Cu-Zn] isoform X4 has product MGHTKSSVFGDESLLAVRNLRYNRLALFFDISNLLPNNKSAMSFAKVFVVGFVFSLLSIASGEIYDRTLFIRSLPGFPGYRSDLYEVYMEPYLFSMGLKAVVQVRALGDDGSPVDGPRGELTLQQYFEGLRINGTIEGLSPGLHGFHVHEKGDLRQGCKSAAGHYNPYTMRHGAPNDLLRHVGDLGNIEAGEDGIAKVDKMDHYLTLTGVRGAIGRTLVVHEKADDFGRGQSDDSLTTGAAGNRVACGIVGFL; this is encoded by the exons ATG GGACACACAAAGAGCTCCGTCTTCGGAGATGAAAGTTTATTAGCAGTCCGCAACTTGCGATATAATCGGCTTGCGTTATTCTTCGATATTTCGAATCTGTTACCAAACAACAAGTCCGCCATGTCGTTCGCCAAGGTGTTCGTCGTCGGGTTCGTCTTCAGCCTCCTCAGCATCGCCTCCGGGGAGATTTACGACAGGACTCTTTTCATCAGGAGTCTTCCCGGATTTCCTGGCTACAGGAGCGACCTTTACGAGGTCTACATGGAGCCCTATCTTTTC TCAATGGGACTGAAAGCGGTCGTCCAAGTCAGGGCCCTCGGGGATGATGGTTCTCCTGTCGATGGACCCCGTGGAGAACTGACTCTTCAACAATACTTTGAAGGACTCAGGATAAACGGGACAATAGAAGGACTAAGCCCGGGACTCCACGGATTCCACGTTCACGAAAAGGGTGATTTGAGACAGGGGTGCAAGTCTGCAGCCGGTCACTACAATCCTTACACG ATGCGTCACGGAGCCCCAAATGATCTGCTTCGGCATGTGGGTGACTTGGGAAATATCGAGGCGGGTGAAGATGGAATCGCGAAAGTAGATAAAATGGACCATTATCTGACATTGACCGGAGTTCGCGGTGCGATAGGCCGAACCCTTGTTGTCCATGAAAAAGCTGACGATTTTGGACGGGGTCAAAGTGACGATAGTTTAACAACAGGCGCTGCCGGGAATCGTGTCGCCTGCGGAATAGTTGGATTCCTGTAA